In one window of Streptomyces sp. NBC_01224 DNA:
- a CDS encoding GNAT family N-acetyltransferase, with the protein MGLVGSCDCLFEVEPAEVASLSACFQRCLGVGGPPVTLLGLGAVFLGSLCRGLQPGSRVLELRSVRQACERVLWAGVSDTLPWSKCVGEGFTRWQDGSVNMAQNQRAPVVRPITDSDIPTAVDTLARAFADYPYTRHVIAADDHEDRIRQSQELCLTRIGMVYGRVWVADEGRAVAVWAIPGQDPSPAFAELGPTLGELSGDRAAASAAAEAAIAPNRPQEPGWFLETVGTAPEAQGQGLGSAVLIPGIQEAEHAGYPAFLETSSEANVQFYERLGFKVTADVHLPDNGPRTWCMRRDPR; encoded by the coding sequence GTGGGCCTGGTCGGCAGCTGCGACTGCCTGTTCGAGGTCGAGCCCGCTGAGGTCGCTTCGCTGTCTGCATGCTTCCAACGCTGCCTCGGCGTCGGCGGCCCGCCGGTGACTCTCCTCGGCCTGGGCGCGGTCTTCCTGGGCAGCCTGTGCCGCGGCCTGCAGCCCGGCTCCAGGGTGCTTGAGCTGCGGTCTGTACGCCAAGCCTGTGAACGAGTCCTCTGGGCTGGGGTGTCTGACACCCTCCCCTGGTCAAAATGCGTTGGCGAGGGATTCACCCGGTGGCAGGATGGCTCGGTGAATATGGCACAGAACCAGAGAGCCCCTGTCGTGCGTCCCATCACCGACTCCGACATTCCCACCGCGGTCGATACCCTCGCCCGCGCCTTCGCCGACTACCCCTACACGCGGCACGTGATCGCAGCGGACGATCACGAGGACCGGATCCGGCAGTCCCAGGAGCTGTGCCTGACCCGCATCGGCATGGTGTACGGCCGAGTCTGGGTCGCCGACGAAGGCCGCGCCGTGGCTGTCTGGGCCATTCCCGGCCAGGATCCCTCGCCCGCCTTCGCTGAACTCGGGCCGACCCTCGGCGAACTCAGCGGCGACCGGGCCGCCGCTTCCGCGGCCGCGGAAGCGGCCATTGCCCCGAACCGGCCCCAGGAGCCGGGATGGTTCCTGGAAACCGTGGGAACTGCCCCCGAGGCCCAGGGGCAGGGCCTCGGCAGTGCCGTGCTGATTCCCGGCATCCAGGAGGCCGAGCACGCTGGGTATCCAGCGTTCCTGGAGACCTCCAGCGAGGCGAACGTGCAATTCTACGAGCGCCTCGGCTTCAAGGTCACAGCCGATGTCCACCTCCCCGACAACGGCCCCCGCACGTGGTGCATGCGCAGGGACCCGCGCTGA
- a CDS encoding helix-turn-helix domain-containing protein: protein MGRRENAVAAATRQSEALALWLRAQRDRQGLNYAAMARVIEYEFTASMLSRAASGRTVPSRKAVEAYARACNADLGEARRLWKAARSAEQSRRGRELTPDGFQDLAAKLGRALAHPEVIEDYGQLRRAMVQLRAREGQPSLGELQERAGKMPDGVHHRLPKSSLSAILRGESVPLRRHVTAFAEAMGASRRKVAEWERAWDRVSGRDEPQAVMPARPALVDPQPAHGPPTVTTTPAPPLIRISLREVRKSDDSDTKVLVGPTIAPPGVDLRAEDVKFLSMHAFTPTNSGRRQGWSGPMRAHPPVGYTRNGLPIRSPRLYDHAQAPVLRVGAARQVNALGTRGVPAELPPLRFLIDLK, encoded by the coding sequence ATGGGACGGCGTGAGAACGCCGTTGCCGCAGCAACCCGACAGTCTGAGGCCCTGGCGTTGTGGTTGCGCGCGCAGCGCGACCGCCAGGGCCTCAACTACGCGGCAATGGCACGGGTCATCGAATACGAGTTCACAGCCTCGATGCTTTCCCGGGCCGCCAGCGGACGCACAGTTCCGTCGCGCAAGGCTGTGGAGGCCTACGCTCGAGCGTGCAATGCCGATCTTGGAGAGGCGCGCCGTTTATGGAAGGCGGCTCGTTCAGCAGAGCAAAGCCGTCGTGGGCGCGAGCTGACTCCAGACGGATTCCAGGATCTGGCGGCGAAACTGGGAAGAGCCTTGGCTCACCCCGAGGTCATCGAGGACTACGGGCAGCTTCGACGAGCCATGGTCCAGTTGCGCGCCAGAGAAGGGCAACCATCCCTGGGTGAACTGCAAGAACGAGCAGGCAAGATGCCGGACGGTGTTCATCACCGTCTGCCCAAGAGCAGCTTAAGCGCGATCCTGCGGGGAGAATCCGTCCCTCTCCGCAGACACGTCACGGCCTTCGCTGAGGCAATGGGTGCTTCTCGTCGCAAGGTCGCCGAGTGGGAGCGCGCGTGGGACCGCGTGTCCGGCCGGGATGAGCCGCAGGCCGTCATGCCGGCTCGGCCCGCCCTTGTCGACCCCCAGCCGGCGCATGGCCCGCCGACCGTCACCACCACGCCGGCGCCGCCTCTCATCAGGATCTCCCTGAGGGAGGTACGCAAATCTGATGACAGTGACACGAAGGTGCTCGTCGGGCCGACCATCGCGCCACCGGGCGTGGATTTGAGGGCCGAAGACGTGAAATTCCTCAGCATGCATGCATTCACTCCCACGAACAGCGGCCGACGGCAGGGCTGGAGCGGCCCCATGCGTGCTCATCCGCCCGTTGGCTATACCCGCAACGGGCTGCCGATTCGATCACCTCGCCTCTACGACCACGCGCAGGCCCCGGTCCTGCGCGTGGGTGCGGCACGTCAGGTCAACGCCTTGGGAACCAGAGGTGTCCCGGCTGAACTTCCCCCGCTCCGCTTCCTCATCGACCTGAAGTAG